aaaaaaaccaaaaacatccTTTTAATCGATCAAGTTTGTATTAAAAATTACTGAATCATACTGCATTTATTGAATATGAaattatgtaataaataattaaattaactatttatatatatattacacagATATGGATGTAgttgtaaaatactgtaaatccatacattaaaaaatatatataaaaatgtaattttttttgttgaacaGAAATAACTAAATCATACTTGTAAAtacatatattgtatttataactatattcatataaaatacacataacTTTATCTATAAATCAGTGTaccgtcttttttttttttttttttttttttttttttaatgaacgGGAAGCCCCTTTAAATCGCGCATGCGCAGCGGGCGGAGCCTGCGGAAGTCCTGACGGGAAGGTCTTTTTGTTTGGGCCGCAGATAGACTCGACACTTGGTTTCATTCCCCTGGTTATCAACCGTTTTTTATCTGCATTAATTTCggtgagtatttacatttacacaatCTCCGCATCGCTTCACACATAAAGCTTCACTTAAAGACGCTCTAGTGTCGGATTAGAGTGTGTAAAATATCGTCTTTAAACCGGGAATTCTGCCATCATGGGCGCCGCTTGAGGGCCAATTTTAGCTTTCTTAACTACACTTTTCCAACGACTTTCACGCATTCTTTGtatacttttaatatttgtatgaTGACATCTCGACAACAGGTTCTGTTTAATGGCATATTTGCTCGTTGTGTTAGTTTTTTAAGCGTATATTTTATCAAACATGGTTAGCCAGCTAGCGGGCCCGGCTAACCAGCGCATGGTGAGGCCCCGAGTTAACCAGTGCTAACGTACAATCAGCCAACTGAAGTTTGGAAAATGAATCATTATATCCGGTTCTGCACCTATCTACAGGACTTTTAAATATCTCAAACGATATGTTCTGCTGCTAGGTTAAACTTAATTTATCTGAGAAGTTTAATTAATACAACACCTGGTAGATTGCACCACCCAGCTGCATTGTACCTCCTCGTattgtcttttgtctgttttgtgtttccttttgtttctgtttgattaattattaaaaacaccttTTCTGTCGTGTGTCTCACTGATGAGAGTTGAATCAGATGTTGAAATGACTGTGAAGGTTTTAATATCAAAGCTAAGgtttaaattgatttatttttatattaaagtaATTCTGCACTGTTGCAGAGAAGTTAATTAACAGCACATGAAGTCCTGCATagtaagaggaaaaaaaaactttatataGTTGTGCTAAGAACAGGCAGGTATAGTAAAATGTCTCTAATCTCCATCAGATttcatgaaaacacagaaacccAACAATATGTTAGttatcagggctgcaactaatgattatgctcaatatcaatcaatctctcatttattttctccattaattgaTAAGTAGTTTGGTCTataagcccaaggtgacgtccttcTTTTGTCCATAACTCAAAgaaatttaatttactgtcatagaagactaaataaacatgaaaatattaatatttaagaaGCTAAAATCAAAGAATATGGACATTTTGTCGCAGCTGAAGATAGTAAACCTTCCAATACTCCACAATTTTCCCACCTTGTCTCTCAAAAATACAGTTTAGTAAATGTTACAGCAACTTCCTAAATAGCTgaacattgtagtttttagcaaattcTATTAAAAAGCTAATAAATAGTGAATTTCTTGGACGGTTTTCAGATCATCCgaggatgaatccacatttggtgatctagtgagtatttctggaaGCAGGGAGGTGTAAGAGGGACTGAGTCCAAAAAAACATGGAGGGACATGTTACTCAGTGAAACAGTGGCAGttactgacgtgtttttaatcgtttttggacaacaatggagcttcatagcacagaggaatatgatatatcagttTCTTGTtagttttttatcttttcatgggatttgttgacaataaggaatATTGTCGACTGTATCAAAGGTACATATTTAGCTGCAGGCTGTAAACTTAATTGTAAGAATTTTACTGTTGAACTCTAAAGCCAACAAAGGTTTGACGTGGAACTAAACCAAGTTACACCCAAACGCTGGCAATACAAAACATAATTGAAGGGAACACGGAGTACTGCTCGCTCGTGTTTTAACGTGTATTGTGCACAAACGTCAGTAAACATTaactctctctgtgtttttatctgtttcaggGTGTCTTTTATGAATAATCAAAAGCAGCAAAAGCCAACGCTAACCGGCCAGCGTTTCAAAACGAGGAAAAGAGGTTGGTGTTCATCACTGCAGCTGTACATGTTTGTCTCTGATgcacaaatcatgttttattcctGGGAGGGTTTTCTGACACATGCATCTTTTTCCCACAGATGAAAAGGAGAGGTTTGACCCTACTCAGTTTCAAGAAAGTATCGTACAAGGCTTGAATCAAACTGGCACTGACTTGGAAGCGGTCGCAAAGTTCCTTGATGCCTCTGGCGCCAAGCTTGACTACCGCCGGTATGCAGAGACACTCTTTGACATCCTGGTGGCCGGCGGGATGCTGGGTGAGTGTAAAAAGAAGCAAGTTGATATCTGAAACTCTTGGAAAGActtaaaaaatatcttaaataacGGATATGTTTAAAAACCTAAACAAGTTTCTAGGAGAGCACAGACATTTAAAGTGCAGTAGATTACTATTACTCACATATAAAGTGTTGTAGCCAGGAATATAATCAGTAAAAAGTCATAATAAAAGCATACAggttgatttttatgtttttattttctctcctaCAGCCCCAGGCGGGACTCTGTCTGACGACATGACCCGTACTGAGTTCTGCCTCTTCACGGCACAAGAAGACCTGGAGACAATGCAAGCATATGCTCAGGTAGAAATCATAGCCATTTGTTTATAAGCGTTAAATATCAGCTATCATCGATCCACATCTGATTttgcattcttcttcttctgatatGAAACGAGCAAACCGTGAAAGGACGTTTCTTGTCATGTCTCTTGATTTTAAGAATGTTTCTTTCCTCCCTAAACATCAGGTTTTTAACAAGCTGATCAGGCGTTACAAGTACCTGGAGAAGGGTTTCGAAGAGGAGATCAAGAAGGTGaggaggggttttttttttctttgtatgtaacacaagtttttaaatctcagaaGTTGTCTTGAGTTTTCCAGCATTACGTTGTTAAAACTGTGAGGTTACACCTCGTCATTCTGGTCGGACGTGTGTCTGAGATGAGGTGTGTCATTTTAATGTGCAGTTAGTTTAACCGAACTGAAGCACAAACCACTGCTTTGTTAGTGCTGACAGCTTTACAGtaattcagctgtttttttaactgCTAGCGGTTGATTGTCTGTCTGGTTTATACCTGGAAACACGGTAAATTTATAGCTGTAATGAGACATGCACCAATGATATCCATTGAGTTAATCTGCTGATTCTGCATCAATTAATTGGtcagaaaatgtggaaaaatgcaCATTGCAACTTCCTAGACCCCAAGTTGACATATTTTAATTCCAGATTTTGTCCGACAGAGAAAACCAGCAATTATTTACATGTAACAAACtggaaacaaatcatttttgtgatttaggatcaatcaattataaaaaaaacagctggtGATTCACcttttaaaactgttaaactCTTAATTTAAGGGTTTCAGCTCTTGGGGAACACTGGCTCAGAATAATcagtttccatgtgttgttgcAAGTTTCTTCATTATCACcagttttgtgtttcagtgtttgtttatctCAAGTATCGTGGGAAAGCATTGATAACCCGCGTCATTAAGCAcattgttttacagctgcaagaCAAATCTCTCTTCCAAGACTGTAAAGTTGCATTTGAAGCCGCACCTGCAGGGTTGTAAACAAGTTTTATTTGGGTCAAATCGAGCTTGTGGGAATAACCAACCTCAGTGACTCTTACACACAACAAacctgtatttgtttttcccTCTCCGTCCTCTGCAGTTGCTGCTGTTTCTAAAGGGGTTCACTGAGTCTGAGCGCAACAAACTGGCCATGTTGACCGGCATCCTGCTGGCCAATGGCAACATATCAGCCTCCATCCTGAACAGCCTCTTCAATGAGAACCTCGTCAAAGAGGGTGAGGACAAATATTATAGAAAAGCTTTTCTGTGTATCTCTGTAGGTCGTCCCAAAATGTCAGTTCTAGATTTGCGAGGGCACAAGAGTTATTTCTGgacattttaaattcaacttGTCTTGTCGTCTCTGTCCAGGAGTATCCGCAGCCTTCGCTGTCAAGCTGTTCAAGTCATGGATCAATGAGAAGGACATCAACTCTGTTGCCGCCAGTCTCCGCAAAGTCGGCATGGACAACAGgctgatggtaaaaaaaaaactgtctgatCTGATTAACTATGTGAAATTGGGAGATTTGACACCACCTTCAGAGTTTAAACTGAAAGTATTTTGACCTACAGGAACTCTTTCCTGCCAACAAACGGAGCTGCGAGCATTTTTCTAAGTACTTCACCGACGCCGGGCTAAAGGAGCTGTCCGACTTCGCCCGCAACCAGCAGTCCATCGGCGCCCGCAAAGAGCTGCAGAAGGAGCTCCAGGAGCAGATGTCCCGCGGTGACCCGCAAAAGGAGGTGAggccatttcctgtttcctccagGATCATAAAGCAAAGCTGCAACTGCACTGCTGCTGACAATAAGAAGTTAAATGTGCTTAAATCACCTTCTGTGTTTACATCCTTGCAGTAATCCGACTCTGAATTGTGTACAGATAAAGCTGCAGAAGGCTGACAAAATAGCAAACGCCTAACAATAAACCTTTATTATTGCAGTAACGGTGAAGCAGCTCATCTTTAAAATATCGTTGCAAACTTGTTAGAGATGTTCTTTTAGTTGGTGCAGGTGaagttttaaatgtaatttcttc
This DNA window, taken from Thunnus albacares chromosome 24, fThuAlb1.1, whole genome shotgun sequence, encodes the following:
- the bzw1a gene encoding basic leucine zipper and W2 domain-containing protein 1-A, translating into MNNQKQQKPTLTGQRFKTRKRDEKERFDPTQFQESIVQGLNQTGTDLEAVAKFLDASGAKLDYRRYAETLFDILVAGGMLAPGGTLSDDMTRTEFCLFTAQEDLETMQAYAQVFNKLIRRYKYLEKGFEEEIKKLLLFLKGFTESERNKLAMLTGILLANGNISASILNSLFNENLVKEGVSAAFAVKLFKSWINEKDINSVAASLRKVGMDNRLMELFPANKRSCEHFSKYFTDAGLKELSDFARNQQSIGARKELQKELQEQMSRGDPQKEIIAFTKEEMKKANLSEQAMIGIIWTSVMSSVEWNKKEELVTEQAIKHLKQYSPLLKAFTSQGLSELSLLLKIQEYCYDNIHFMKAFQKIVVLLYKADVLSEEAILKWYTEAHVAKGKSVFLEQMKKFVEWLKNAEEESESDEEEAD